The following are encoded in a window of Herpetosiphonaceae bacterium genomic DNA:
- a CDS encoding GNAT family protein: MAMLKGEHIILRPFREEDFDAWYRMMAYNVEVALLGRGTWVPYTAEAARQRWHFIQNASPDSEVHFAVDHDGRCIGSISLKHIDRRSQHAWLGIVLHGEQLGRGYGRDALRTLLRWAFVIENYHRISLETWATNERALRCYRAAGFVEEGRMREAIWVAGKHIDTVQMGVLRREWLERHSGS; this comes from the coding sequence ATGGCAATGCTGAAGGGTGAGCATATCATCCTGCGGCCTTTCCGCGAGGAGGACTTCGACGCCTGGTATCGAATGATGGCCTACAACGTCGAGGTAGCGCTGTTGGGAAGGGGTACGTGGGTGCCTTATACGGCTGAGGCGGCGCGTCAGCGCTGGCACTTCATCCAGAACGCCTCGCCGGACAGCGAAGTTCATTTTGCGGTCGATCACGATGGACGCTGTATCGGCTCGATCTCGCTCAAGCACATCGACCGGCGCTCGCAGCACGCCTGGCTTGGGATCGTGCTGCACGGCGAGCAGCTTGGACGAGGCTACGGACGCGACGCGCTCCGCACGCTGCTGCGCTGGGCGTTTGTGATCGAAAACTACCATCGGATCTCGCTGGAGACGTGGGCGACGAACGAGCGCGCGCTGCGCTGCTACCGGGCGGCGGGCTTTGTCGAGGAAGGACGCATGCGCGAGGCCATCTGGGTTGCGGGCAAACATATCGATACCGTCCAGATGGGCGTGCTGCGCCGCGAATGGCTGGAGCGCCATTCAGGGAGCTGA